One stretch of Akkermansia sp. RCC_12PD DNA includes these proteins:
- a CDS encoding autotransporter outer membrane beta-barrel domain-containing protein: MKQSFLYAWCLSAAGCASLLHAQSVNQFPDSGPETTLDSLWAATGHMQAFSDAIDSQMGVHRFQDGKKSRFWFSGMGSFGNASVRNEHPAFDYSAGGGVLGYDYCASESGRGRLLGLSLGFMSGTQNIKEMADHPAGFLEGDKFDQDTMMVNIYGALYRQTGRKSHLLLSMNMGFGNTDNKCAHHGMNYENSTWDTETWNVALSAAWRYEVSRSFSITPFAKMSYVHASNKVKKDDYDDEGYDSSWWWDDDEYWRRESRWENRGSFDNLALEVGVTLEHAIRFSNGMMWTNAISGSYCPDIWRNNPHHTFNDIWWDGDTVYESRYRGRGYAPARQAFKAKFLSRFVCSENLSIYASYQACFRESCTEHRAALGVAVVF, from the coding sequence ATGAAACAATCCTTCTTATATGCATGGTGTTTGAGCGCCGCCGGGTGTGCCTCCCTGCTGCACGCCCAGTCCGTCAACCAATTCCCGGACAGCGGCCCTGAAACCACTCTGGATTCCCTCTGGGCGGCTACGGGCCACATGCAGGCCTTTTCTGACGCCATCGACTCCCAGATGGGCGTGCACCGTTTTCAGGACGGCAAAAAATCGCGTTTCTGGTTCAGCGGCATGGGAAGCTTCGGAAATGCCAGTGTCAGGAACGAGCATCCCGCCTTCGACTATTCGGCCGGCGGCGGAGTCCTGGGCTATGACTACTGCGCATCCGAAAGTGGAAGGGGAAGGCTGCTCGGCCTGTCCCTGGGCTTCATGTCCGGTACCCAGAACATCAAGGAAATGGCGGACCATCCCGCCGGATTTCTGGAAGGCGACAAATTTGACCAGGATACGATGATGGTCAACATTTACGGAGCCCTGTACAGGCAGACCGGAAGAAAATCCCATCTTCTTCTGTCCATGAATATGGGATTCGGCAATACCGATAACAAATGCGCCCACCACGGCATGAACTACGAAAACTCCACATGGGATACGGAAACCTGGAACGTCGCGTTGTCGGCCGCATGGCGCTACGAAGTCTCCAGGTCCTTCAGTATCACGCCTTTCGCCAAGATGAGCTATGTGCATGCCTCTAACAAAGTGAAAAAGGACGACTATGATGACGAAGGCTATGACTCTTCCTGGTGGTGGGATGATGATGAATACTGGAGAAGGGAATCCAGGTGGGAAAACCGCGGATCGTTCGACAATCTGGCGCTTGAAGTGGGAGTGACGCTGGAACACGCCATCCGCTTCTCCAACGGCATGATGTGGACCAATGCCATTTCCGGAAGCTACTGCCCGGACATATGGCGCAACAATCCCCACCATACCTTCAACGACATCTGGTGGGACGGCGACACCGTCTATGAGTCCCGGTACAGAGGCAGAGGATACGCTCCGGCACGCCAGGCCTTCAAGGCCAAATTCCTGTCGCGCTTCGTGTGCAGCGAAAACCTCTCCATTTATGCCTCCTATCAGGCCTGTTTCCGGGAATCCTGCACGGAACACCGGGCGGCATTGGGCGTAGCCGTAGTCTTCTGA
- a CDS encoding 8-oxo-dGTP diphosphatase produces the protein MQERSSGFQWPAPWTPDILATLMFVVQEGKILLIRKKRGIGAGKVNGPGGKFEPGETALQCVLREVREELRINVTDAREMGVLHFSFTCRTIPEILCHVFMASSFTGTPSETPEAEPFWSPVEEIPYDLMWQDDRYWLPAMLGGKRFQAFFTFDGDRMLDYSLETEEE, from the coding sequence ATGCAAGAGAGAAGCAGCGGCTTTCAATGGCCCGCACCGTGGACCCCGGATATTCTCGCTACCCTGATGTTTGTGGTTCAGGAGGGAAAGATTCTTCTGATACGCAAGAAGAGGGGTATAGGAGCGGGGAAAGTGAACGGCCCCGGCGGCAAGTTTGAGCCGGGGGAAACGGCTCTTCAATGCGTTCTGAGGGAAGTCCGGGAAGAGCTGCGGATTAACGTAACAGACGCGCGGGAGATGGGCGTGTTGCATTTTTCCTTTACCTGCAGGACCATTCCGGAAATCCTCTGCCATGTGTTCATGGCTTCGTCGTTCACGGGCACTCCTTCGGAAACGCCGGAGGCAGAGCCTTTTTGGTCTCCCGTAGAGGAGATTCCCTACGATCTCATGTGGCAGGACGACCGGTACTGGCTTCCCGCCATGCTCGGAGGGAAGCGATTCCAGGCGTTTTTCACGTTCGATGGCGATAGAATGCTGGATTATTCCCTCGAAACGGAAGAGGAATAG